In Bradyrhizobium symbiodeficiens, the genomic stretch TCCGCGGCTTCACGCGGACGATGACGACCGCGATCGCGCTGGAGACCAGCAAGGGCGATCTGCCGCTGGCGCTCGGATTGGGGCTGATCCTGCTCGCGCTCAGCGTGGCGGTGTCGACCGTCGCCTTCGTGCTAGTGGGACGCGTTGGGGAAAAATAGCTGCTCGCCGCCGACCTTGTAGCCGGCGATCGCCTGCTGCCCCTTCGGCGAGACCAGCCAGTCGATGAAGGCCTGCCCGTCCTTCGCCTTCACGTTTGCATGCTTGGCCGGGTCGACCAGCATGACGCCGTACTGGTTGAACAGCCGCTTGTCGCCCTCGGTCAGGACGGCAAGCTCGCCGCGATTCTTGAAGGACAGCCAGGTGCCGCGGTCCGACAAAACATAAGCGTTCAACGACGACGCCATGTTCAGCGCCGGGCCCATGCCCTGGCCGATCTCGCGATACCAGCTGTCCTTGCCGGCGCCGGGATCGACGCCCGCCTCCTTCCACAGCCGGAGCTCGGCCGCGTGCGTGCCGGACTTGTCGCCGCGCGAGATGAACGGCGCCTTCGCGGCCGCGATCTTGCGCAGCGCATCGGTGACGTCCTTGCCGCCCGCGATCTTCGCCGGATCGCTCTTGGGACCGACGATGACGAAGTCGTTGTACATCACGTCGAAGCGCTTCACGCCCTGCCCTTCGGACATGAACTTGTCTTCGGCAGCCCGGTCATGGACGAACACCACGTCGGCATCGCCACGCCGCCCGATATCGAGCGCCTGGCCGGTGCCCACGGCAACGACCTTCACGCTGATGCCCTCGTCCTTCGAGAACAAGGGCAGCAGATGGCCGAACAGGCCCGACTGTTCCGTCGAGGTGGTCGAGGCGACCGTGATGGTGCGGTCCTGCGCGAACGCGATGGTGGACCAGAGCAGAGCCGCTCCGACGGCGACTATTCTTTTCATGTTTCGTCCTTACACAGGATGCGGGGCGCTCCAGACTAGCCCGAGGGAACGACACGCGGAACCCTACATTCGGTGCAGACATGTACCGTCCGTCAACGACCGAGACAATACCGCATCACGCGGCGGACGCCCTGCGGCTCCGGCTCCTTCATCCACTCGATCTTCCAGGCCTGCCAAAGCTTGTCGTCGTCGATGACATACGCAAAGGACGTCGTCGAAAAGCCCTTGTCGCTGCGAACCGTGATCTCGCCGCAGGCCACTTCGATCGTGCGACCGTCC encodes the following:
- a CDS encoding substrate-binding domain-containing protein, producing the protein MKRIVAVGAALLWSTIAFAQDRTITVASTTSTEQSGLFGHLLPLFSKDEGISVKVVAVGTGQALDIGRRGDADVVFVHDRAAEDKFMSEGQGVKRFDVMYNDFVIVGPKSDPAKIAGGKDVTDALRKIAAAKAPFISRGDKSGTHAAELRLWKEAGVDPGAGKDSWYREIGQGMGPALNMASSLNAYVLSDRGTWLSFKNRGELAVLTEGDKRLFNQYGVMLVDPAKHANVKAKDGQAFIDWLVSPKGQQAIAGYKVGGEQLFFPNASH